Proteins from a genomic interval of Candidatus Hydrogenedentota bacterium:
- a CDS encoding RnfABCDGE type electron transport complex subunit B, translating into MVCLGFGLSVVLAFANKKLYVYEDPRIDVVDELLPHANCGACGCAGCRNFAEKAVAGTISPGKCTVNTVEMTNKIARFLGVDAGREEKRVARLACAGGSNVARVRGVYSGMQTCRAANLIAGGGKGCAWGCLGFGDCKDVCDFGAIVMNEHGLPVVDESKCTACGACVDICPRALFSIHPLSHRLWVACKSLAHGEEAERECDVACTGCGLCAMDAAPGLVSIRQNLAVVDYSKNALASEDAIQRCPTGAIVWIDERRGSVKGASARRITRRSPLPPIPVG; encoded by the coding sequence ATGGTTTGCCTGGGGTTTGGGTTGTCGGTAGTTCTGGCATTCGCAAACAAAAAACTGTATGTATATGAGGATCCGCGTATCGACGTGGTGGACGAGTTACTCCCCCACGCCAACTGCGGAGCGTGTGGGTGCGCGGGTTGCCGGAATTTCGCCGAGAAGGCGGTGGCCGGAACGATTTCGCCGGGTAAATGCACGGTGAATACGGTAGAGATGACGAACAAGATTGCCCGTTTTTTAGGGGTAGACGCGGGCCGGGAGGAGAAGCGGGTAGCCCGATTGGCGTGCGCAGGTGGATCGAATGTGGCGCGTGTGCGCGGGGTGTACTCGGGAATGCAGACGTGCCGGGCAGCGAACCTAATCGCCGGCGGTGGAAAAGGATGTGCTTGGGGGTGCTTGGGATTTGGCGATTGCAAAGATGTCTGTGATTTTGGTGCAATTGTCATGAATGAGCACGGCTTGCCCGTGGTCGATGAATCGAAGTGCACGGCGTGCGGCGCATGCGTGGATATATGTCCGCGGGCGTTGTTCAGCATCCACCCGCTGAGTCACCGGCTTTGGGTGGCGTGCAAGAGCCTGGCGCACGGCGAAGAGGCAGAGCGCGAATGCGATGTGGCATGTACGGGCTGCGGTTTGTGCGCGATGGACGCGGCGCCGGGTTTGGTTTCCATACGTCAGAATCTGGCGGTAGTGGACTACAGCAAGAATGCTCTGGCATCCGAGGACGCCATTCAGCGGTGTCCGACGGGAGCCATTGTATGGATAGACGAGCGACGGGGTTCCGTGAAAGGGGCTTCAGCGAGAAGGATCACGAGGCGATCACCGTTGCCGCCGATTCCAGTGGGATAG